The DNA region TCTTTTGTTCAAGtgcttatttcatatttttaaatgtatgttgcTGGTTTGTTTGCTTGTGACAAGATGCCCCCAGCGCCCCTCAAGGATCACAGAGCACCCCCACCTTCCTGTTTTGCAGTTCttaaaagtcttatttttatatctgacaaggggttaatatatagtatatattaaaaaGCCTACagcccaacaacaacaaaaagacaaataattcaATCTTAAAAGGGACAAAGGGCatgaatacacatttctccagaCAAGATAGACAAATAGCCAgtgagtatatgaaaagatgcttaccatCACAAATCATCAGGAAgaagtaaatcaaaaccacaatacaCTACCTtatacccattaggatggctgttataaaaaagataataataacacATGTTGATAAAGGCGTAGAGAAAATAGAGCCCCTGTGCAGtggtggtgagaatgtaaaacgGGGCAGCTGGTATGGAAAGGAGCATGGTGGctcctcaaaaaaaaattcaaaatttattgCTTCATGGATGCAGAGTTTAGTTTTGCAAGACAAAGCATTTTGGGGATGGATGGTGGGAAAAGGTTGCACATCAGTGGgaatgttaattaattaattaatgttagTTAATGTTAGTTAATTCCACAGAACCGTACACTTAAGAATGGTTTAGAAGGTGCCCTTTGTTATGTGTATTCACcacaattaaaacttttaaacaatGACATGAAATAGTGATTTGGCTTAATAGTTTAACAAAAGGTATCGGGAAACAAGTAACTCTCTGTGAAGATAGAAAAAACAGAGGCAATCTAATCACATGACATGATGAGAgttaaaagactttaaaacagaATAACCTGTGTCTGGGGTCCCAGAGCGGGCCTTAAGCCCCGGGATGAGGTAGACACGGAAGAATTAGCACATGGTAATGAGTCAGGCCAGGACCGGGACCCTTTGTTCTGTGCAAGCCCCCGCACTCAGCAGCACCAAAGAGGTAGGCAGACCACTTAAGCCACCCCTCTGGTCAGACCCCTGGATCCCCGTGGCTGCCCTGCATGCCTCCAGAGAAGCAAGCAAGGGCACATGATACTTGTTTTCGCTCCCTCCTAGGCCACAGAAAcctcaataaagccttgcctgaatttcttggcTGGCCTCTCATCAATTTCCATTGATTAAGAGAAGATCAAGAACCTTGGTGGATATCAGAAATGGAAGCTGTAGTGTATCAACACAACAGAATCACAAAATTTtgcaatcacaaaaattatacttCAAGACTGCACACCATCACGGAGAAAGGCTGCTGacatgatgctgagaaaaatagcaaaatataaaACCGAAAGGTAAGATATCCAATTATGTGTGCCTTTTAGACAGGGACTCCAATGGAAAAGGTAAAATGAAATTAGTTCCTGTGTCAGggtagtttgtttttttctactttaaaatgcATCTTTAAAATTGTTATGATAAGTGTATACAAAAGATAAGATGATAAGtgagagaagaataaaatagaatatcCAAGGCTCTCCCTCTCAGAAAAAGGAAATACTCCGAAAGATACAAGATCACCATTCCTTCGAGAagaaacacttttattttcagCCTCAGCTACGCAGAAACAAATGGAAACGGCTAAGGAGAAGAGATACCATTTGGACCCACGGCAAAGGCTGCTCCAGGTCTGCCGGCCAGAGCTCACCCTGCTGTCTGCGCTGCGGTGACATTCCCCACGTGACACCTGGCCCTGGAGATCTCCGTGTTCACGGCTTTTTCTAAAAAGCTCTAACTGTGTGGACAGAGGCTATTTCCGAGTCCACGGCATGCCTCCCACAGTGCTGGTCAACGCTGAAGTCTCTTGCCAGATGAATCTAATTACATACAGGGCAACGGTgttggggagggaaggactgggagtttgggcttAGCCAATGGAGTATATATGGAATgggtaaacaaggtcctactgtacatcacagggaactatattcatatCCtacgataaaccataatggagaagaatctgcAAAAGAAcagatacgtgtgtgtgtgtgtatatatacaactgaGTCGCTTTGCTGTGTAACAGAAACTCACACGACattaaaaatcaactatacttcaataagatttTTTTCAGAGGGTAGACCGACTACCTGCTGTTCCTACCAATTACTGCGTTAAATACTGCTGCAGTGTGGGCTCCACGTCACAGAGACAAGCATGGGAAAGCAAGCATACACAAGGTCACAGATGCTGCAGCTGTCAGCAAGTCCAAGGTCCAAAGTCGCACGTCTGGCAGGTGTCGTTATACCGAGAAGTATATAAACCGGGGAAGCAGAACACCTCTTAGCGTGACTCGACTTTGATTCCGTGTCTCACTGGACTGTGGGTCGGTCACGTCCCCAGAAGCCAAATGTGTACAGACAAGAGAAGCCTGCGGGGGCTGCCAGCTCTGAGCTCCAGTATCAGGTCCCAGACCCTGGGGTCTTAAAGCACCCCTCTGCACCCCCAAAGGAGGGCCATCCAGGCTTGTCATTGGCAGTAAGgccctctttttctctctagaTGTGGACCTGGTGGGGAGTTTTCTATCCATTTCCTGGTGATGGGGGAATAAACACAGCGTCTGTTCGTTTCTGAAGATGAAGGGAAAATCCATCCTTACGAATGCCCTGTGTTCCCCAGGAGCGGCTGGAGAAACAGCCCTGCAGTTCCAAACACACAGACGATGATGAACACCCACAGGAACACCCTGTCCACCACCATGGCCACGTATTTCCAGTCGTCCTCTACCTGAAAGACAAAATGTCAAGCCCCTGTAAAAACTGAAGACCATGGGAGATAagctctgtttcataaataagctgCCTCCTTTGCACAGAACATTCactgacaacttttaaagcaagTATCCCTACAATTCTGATTAACCCGTGTCTCCGCCATAGTGTACACAGACAGCAACCGTCTGTCTGAAGACAGAGAGGGCGTGTGCGCAATCAGTCCTGGGGCAGAGGGCTGCAGTCAGCAGGCTCCTGCGGGGCACACAGGGCTTCTCCTGactgcaagtgtgtgtgtgtgtgtgtgtgtgtgtgtaagtcgcTCAGGCACGTtcgactctttataaccccatggactgtagcctgccggcctcctctgtctgtgggattttccaggcaagaaaactggagtgggttgtcattctcttctccagcctGACTGCAAGTAGCAGCCCTGAAAGAGCTGCTCAGATGCTCCTTTAGTGCATTAACTGAGAAAAAAGCACAACCTGAAAggttgagaaattttttttttaattcatttttaattgggggaaagttgctttacaatagtgtgttgTTCTGTCATACAGCAAAActcgaatcagtcataattacataAATGTAAgtctctccctcttgagcctccctcccctcccctcgagAGTTATGTTCTATTCGGTGGATTTTCTGAGGACTTAGAGCCTGGGGGGCAGCCTCTGAGATCGCTCTGAGGGACTGCcctgaagaggtaagggaggagccaggataatAAGCAGATTTTGCAACACAGaccaggtagtcagaacatcagAAGATGATGTTGCAGAGCATTCTGTTGCATTTTACTGCCACAGTCATCCTTTGATGTTTCAACTGCCTAGTTTTTGTTGCAAAacctcctatatatcctggctcctccctatccagtctcctgggataaaccctaatggaaaagaacatttaaaaagactgtatatatatatgtatgtataaccgagtcactttgctctacagcagaaactagctcaatattgtaaatcaactatccttcaattgtttcttaagttttttaaaaagattaccattaattaaggaaaaccaggcacctcaagttaatgaatttactGCTTTTCTATAGGTGGGGAGAGGCAAGAGTCTAGGCTTACGGAAATCATTCCCTGGATGTGCACCTTAACTGTCTAGGGCCAGTatccctctttctccttcctgaggCCCCTCAGGGTGCACAGTTGGGGGTGACGCAGTgactgatggcttgatggctgcagCATCCATTGTTAACTGATAGAGTGGAGACATTTTGCTCCCACTCTTGTCATGAGCACCATGGAAACTCCTGACCCTGTGGCGAGTCCAGGAACTGGGTTTGAGGCAGCAGAGGGTGGGGGATAAGCCCTGCAGGGTGATGGTCCCCCATCAGGAGCCAGCAGCCCCCCAGACCCTGGCATCACACTAGTGTGGACAATTCCTTACATCTCTCCTGCCCTTCCTGTTCCCAACCTCCAAGAGCCCTACTGGGTGGTGCTGAAGTCAGAGCAACCATCCCCTAGGTCTGACGAAGGTGTCCTCACAGAAGGGAGTCCCAGACTCACCTGCTTCTGATACAAACCCCCCCTCCACCTGTGTGACACACACTCGGTGTCCTTCCCGGCACCAATGGGCAGACTTCAGGTCTGTGATGCCCTTTCGTTAGGAGATAAGGATGCTGGCAGCTGCCATCAGGTCAGACCCAGACCCCTGGCATGAATTTTCAGAGGCACCTAGCTAGTCATCCTGGTGGAATGGGAAGTTGGCGTACATTTCTTGAGCTCTCTCTTTGGAGGATGGGGAGGCCTGTCCTGCTATAGTTAGACCCTGGGCAGCAGGAGCCGACTGAGTTGATGCTAAAAATATCCTGCTAAAAATATCATTCAATCAGCACCTGGATCCCTGTCAGGTCTAGTGAGTGTGATGGAGCTTGTCCTGTCCCTTGGCTGGCTCTTCCCTCTCCGAGCCTTCCTTAAGCAGGGGCTCTCCGTCTAACTAACCAAGACTGCCCTGAGTGTTTATTTTAACAAGATTTCACTTGAGTTGACATTTCTGGAGGCAAAGATTTGCTCTGAGGCTACCCCTTACTCCATCCCTTCACCAGGGCAGTTCACCCAAAACTGCAGCATCGCAGAGCTGGATCTCAGGGCACCCACTCTCCGACTGTCTTGCAAATAGAACTCACACTGGAGTTCTGACTAGGGTTCTATGCAGGCCCCCTAGGACTTCCGTGAGTGGACAGGCTAGAGGATTCATGCATTTACctcctttgtttcattttggttcttcatgttttctgcTATGAAATGAACACTATCGATTACGTCTTTGACTTCAGGCAAGAGCTCCGAGTTTTCAGCCATCCACTGTAAAGGCTGATGACTTAATCTTCTCTTGCTGGTGGCGGGTTCACCAGATCTATGACAGTGGCAGCATTCTTTAAGAAGTCTGGGCTCTTTGTGATGATCAAACTTGACTTTGGCAGGCCTGCTGGAGACTCCTTTGGGGTTTCCATCAGatcctgtctccttcttcttGTCCAGAGGCCTCTTCATCATCAGGATCTGGGGTAACAGCCGGAGGAAGACCGCCTTCACCCACGTGGGCATGTTGTGAGTGGTCGGGGTGCGATAGTGGATGTTCAATACAAACACCGTCACCACGATGGACAGGGTGACGAAGATCATGGTGAAGAGCAGGTATTCGCCCACCAGGGGGATCACGAGAGATGTGGACGGGATGGTTTCTGTGATCACCAGCAAAAACACAGTCAGAGAAAGCAGTACTGAAATGCAAAGTGTCACTTTCTCACCACAGTCAGAAGGAAGGTAGAAGACCAAGACAGTGAGAAATGAAATAAAGAGACAGGGGATGATCAGATTAATGGTGTAAAACATCGGGAGTCTCCTAATGTAGAAAGAATAGGTGATGTCTGTGTATATCTCTTCACAACAGTTATACTTTATGTCATGCTTGTAGCCAGAAGCATCAACAATTTCCCACTCACTGTTCTCCCAAAATTCATTCATGTCCACTTTAGAGCCAATGATTAGAAGGTCAATTTCAGCTTTGTCGTAAGTCCAGGAACCAAATTTCAGGGAACAATTTTGATggtcaaaagggaaaaaagtgatGTCCATTGGACAGGAACTCTTAAAAATCGCGGGTGGAGTCCAGGTTATCATGCCATCGTATTTAAGAAGAGCTTTTGTCTTGCCTTCGACTTGGAAGTCGCCGACCGCACTGCAAAGTAAATCAGACACCGTTAGTGACTCCCCCGTGCTTCGGGTCCACCTGCGCCAAAGGCAGCTCTGGAAAAAGCCTGGCTGTCGGGTACACATACTTGTTGTAGAGAACGATATCAGGCTTCCAGATCATCTCAGCAGGAACACGGAGAGTCTCAATGCCGTCATATTCCGTGGGGTCCCAGCGCAGCTTATAATCATTCCAGATCTGAAGGAAATAGGagtcagttttaaaaattcttcactttcttctaatGTTAATTCTATAGTGGTTCAacagttttttgaaaagatttttgtTTGAAGAGTACATGGTTTAATCCGTCATATCATCTTATTCTCCCTTTTGCTCTTAATCTTTTATGCAGACTTTGTAGTAAACCTATCATCATACTATCTTTTAATAACAGAAATGAATTTCTACTAGAGATTGACTATAGTCCTTGGAATGTAGACATGCAcagtgcaggggaccctggttcaattcctgagttggaaagatcccctggagaagggaaatgctaaccattccagtattctggcctggagactcccgtggactgtatagtccatggggtcgcaaagagtcggacataactgagtggctttcacttaaCTTTGGTTTCTACCAAAAGCTGGGGGATTAAACTCAAGGTGAACAAGATGGCTGAGCTGATTTGGGCAAAAATAGGTTATCCACTAGAAATTAGATATGTATCTATTGATTATTAATTAGCTGGTCAAGTTTATAGACTCAGTTTCTACATTCCATAGACTATGTTCAATCTCTAGTAGCAATCCATctctaataataaaaagatagtaGGATGATAGGTTTATTACAAAATCtacataaaatattaagagcaaaaggaagaaaaagctggCAAGACTGATTAAACCAAATAGTGGGAATCTAAGCCACAGCAGAATCAAAGAATGTGTAAGCATCTGGCTCTGGAGCTCAAGATATAAGCAAAAATAGGAGACCTGAGAGCAGAAACCTTCAAAGGACAGAGTCAGTGAGAACTCTGTCACTAGGTTCTGCACCTGAAGCTTGCAACCAAGCAGCTGTTACCAGATTGAACTTTGGGCTTTGAAGATAGATAATATTTTATACTCTGTCATAAACTGGAGATGGAAAGAGGGAGTGCTAGTGGATTTTATCCACTGGACATTATTAAACTGACATGTCAGTGACAGTTCCCAGAGAAGAGTAAGGGACACAGGCACATACGTGACGTAGCCACAGGTTGGTTTCCATGATCTGGTTCACTTCATCCTGGGAAGAGGAAGCAATGTTATTTTAGCCTCAAATGTACCAGCTAATAGAAGTGAATCTTAGAGCGAAAATTACAACTACAAAACAGCTGAGCTGAGTTCGAGCTaatggaggaaaacaaagaaGACTGAAAAGGCAACTTATAAAAATCaaccaaaaatacaatatttccaCACTGGTGCCCACCCTGTCGACTTCTAAAGGAAATGTGGCTTTACTACTGTCTTTCAAATCTGATTGAAGCttcactttttctgtaaaggcttTCTGACCTCTGCAGCCCACAAGGCCTTCTGATCtcatgaaaggaaagaagagagagaatggagagtgggaggagggaggggacacccaGCAGATGGTGGAGGGCATCGTTGTTTTTGCCATCTTCTTCCCCAGCTGCTCCCCAGCACCCTCTAGGCTCCCAGTCCTGAGCTCAGCCACCCCTCGAGGTGTCAGCTCAGCTCACCATGGAGCCTTGCAGCTGGATCCTGCCACTCCCCACAACACACCTCTCACTCCCGTCCAAGCCACTGCCGATTGCTTCACTCattcattaacaaatatttattgagtacctactatgtgctctATAAATGCTGGGGTTACAGA from Dama dama isolate Ldn47 chromosome 32, ASM3311817v1, whole genome shotgun sequence includes:
- the CHRNA6 gene encoding neuronal acetylcholine receptor subunit alpha-6 — its product is MLPRGGQGVLRFALCVWWCVFALCFKGCAGCASEERLFHKLFAHYNQFIRPVENVSDPITVYFEVAITQLADVDEVNQIMETNLWLRHIWNDYKLRWDPTEYDGIETLRVPAEMIWKPDIVLYNNAVGDFQVEGKTKALLKYDGMITWTPPAIFKSSCPMDITFFPFDHQNCSLKFGSWTYDKAEIDLLIIGSKVDMNEFWENSEWEIVDASGYKHDIKYNCCEEIYTDITYSFYIRRLPMFYTINLIIPCLFISFLTVLVFYLPSDCGEKVTLCISVLLSLTVFLLVITETIPSTSLVIPLVGEYLLFTMIFVTLSIVVTVFVLNIHYRTPTTHNMPTWVKAVFLRLLPQILMMKRPLDKKKETGSDGNPKGVSSRPAKVKFDHHKEPRLLKECCHCHRSGEPATSKRRLSHQPLQWMAENSELLPEVKDVIDSVHFIAENMKNQNETKEVEDDWKYVAMVVDRVFLWVFIIVCVFGTAGLFLQPLLGNTGHS